One window from the genome of Cricetulus griseus strain 17A/GY chromosome 2, alternate assembly CriGri-PICRH-1.0, whole genome shotgun sequence encodes:
- the LOC100764819 gene encoding keratin, type II cytoskeletal 2 oral isoform X1, with protein sequence MSRQACKQSFSRGSQGFSGHSAVVSGSSRRSCVARTRAAGGGACGFRSGAGGFGSQSLYNLGGSRSISISVAAGGSQTGGFGRGHGSCGSGFGGGYGGGFGGSRGIGGGFGGASGFGGTSGFGGASGFGGASGFGRPGGFGPGSCPGGIQEVTINQSLLQPLNVEIDPQIGEVKAQEREQIKTLNNKFASFIDKVRFLEQQNKVLETKWNLLQQQTTGSGSGPQSLEPFFESYISCLRKQLDSLLGEKGSLEGELKNMQDLVEDFKKKYEEEINRRTAAENEFVEVKKDVDVAYMNKVELQAKVDSLTDEINFLRTLYDMELSQMQSHVSDTSVVLSMDNNRSLDLDSIIAEVKAQYEEIAQRSKAEAEALYQTKLGELQTTAGRHGDDLKSTKSEIMDLNRMIQRLRAEIENVKKQTANLQTSIAEAEQRGEGALKDADAKLQDLQAALQKAKDDLARLLRDYQELMNVKLALDVEIATYCKLLEGEECRMSGECQSAVSISVVSNVTSTSSSSGGFRGAGGSGGSGSRGGRAGGSNYGGDSSVSNSCSRDSTGSRLGREDSSSVGQRGMGTQASTGGSYKSGRGGSGSVHFFQTTSSSQQRSK encoded by the exons ATGAGCAGACAAGCCTGCAAGCAGTCCTTCAGCCGTGGAAGCCAGGGTTTCTCCGGCCACTCGGCTGTGGTAtctggcagcagcaggaggagctgTGTGGCACGAACTCGGGCAGCCGGTGGAGGGGCTTGTGGGTTCCGGAGTGGAGCAGGTGGCTTTGGCAGTCAGAGCCTCTACAACCTGGGTGGCAGCAGGAGTATCTCTATTAGTGTGGCAGCTGGTGGCTCCCAGACTGGTGGCTTCGGCAGAGGGCATGGCAGCTGTGGCAGTGGCTTTGGAGGTGGCTATGGAGGTGGTTTTGGTGGTAGCAGAGGAATAGGAGGTGGCTTTGGGGGAGCATCTGGATTTGGGGGAACATCTGGATTTGGGGGAGCATCTGGATTTGGAGGAGCTAGTGGCTTTGGTAGGCCTGGTGGTTTTGGCCCTGGTAGCTGCCCTGGGGGAATCCAGGAAGTGACCATCAACCAGAGCCTCCTGCAGCCCCTCAATGTGGAGATTGACCCCCAGATTGGGGAAGTGAAGGCCCAGGAGCGTGAACAGATCAAGACACTCAACAACAAGTTTGCCTCCTTCATCGACAAG GTGCGCTTCCTGGAGCAGCAGAACAAGGTCCTGGAGACCAAGTGGAACCTCCTGCAGCAGCAGACCACAGGCTCTGGCTCAGGCCCCCAGAGCCTGGAACCTTTCTTTGAATCTTACATCAGCTGCTTGCGCAAGCAGTTAGATTCCCTTCTCGGGGAGAAGGGAAGCCTGGAGGGAGAGCTGAAGAACATGCAAGACCTGGTGGAagactttaaaaagaa GTATGAAGAGGAAATCAACAGACGTACTGCTGCAGAGAATGAGTTTGTGGAGGTGAAGAAG gatGTGGATGTTGCTTACATGAACAAGGTGGAGCTGCAGGCTAAAGTGGACAGTCTGACAGATGAAATCAACTTTCTGAGAACTCTCTATGACATG GAGCTGTCCCAGATGCAGAGTCATGTCTCAGACACATCTGTGGTCCTGTCCATGGACAACAACCGCAGCCTGGACCTGGACAGCATCATCGCTGAGGTCAAGGCCCAGTATGAGGAGATTGCCCAGAGGAGTAAGGCTGAGGCCGAGGCTCTGTACCAGACCAAG CTTGGGGAATTGCAGACCACAGCGGGCAGGCACGGGGATGACCTGAAGAGCACCAAGAGCGAGATCATGGATCTCAACAGAATGATCCAGAGACTTCGAGCAGAGATTGAGAACGTGAAGAAGCAG ACCGCCAATCTGCAGACATCCATTGCAGAAGCTGAACAGCGTGGCGAGGGGGCCCTCAAGGATGCTGATGCCAAACTCCAAGACTTGCAGGCTGCCCTGCAGAAGGCCAAGGATGACCTGGCCCGGCTGCTGCGTGACTACCAGGAGCTGATGAATGTCAAGTTGGCCCTGGATGTGGAGATTGCCACCTACTGCAAGCTGCTGGAGGGCGAGGAGTGCAG GATGTCTGGAGAATGTCAGAGTGCTGTGAGCATTT CGGTGGTTAGCAACGTTACCAGCAcaagcagcagcagtggaggctTCAGAGGAGCCGGTGGCAGCGGTGGCAGCGGCTCCAGAGGTGGCA GGGCTGGTGGCAGCAACTATGGAGGGGACAGCAGTGTCAGCAACAGCTGCAGCAGGGACAGCACTGGGAGCAGGCTTGGCAGGGAAGACAGCTCCTCTGTAGGCCAGCGAGGAATGGGCACCCAGGCTTCCACAGGCGGCAGCTACAAGTCTGGCAGAGGAGGCAGCGGCAGTGTCCACTTCTTTCAGACCACCAGTTCCAGCCAGCAGCGCTCCAAGTGA